The genomic region TTGTCTCTCCGTGGTACGGCAAACCCATCGCGGACAATCTTAAATCCAGGTACGGGCAGGATTACACCTGGTTCAGTCACATCCCTATTGGCGCAAATGAAACCGAATCCTTCCTTAATCAGGTTCTGGAATTTGCGGTTGACCACGGTGCCGAGATTGACGAGCAAAAAGCCCGTGCATTCATAAAGCACGAATCAGATGCCTATTATGAAGAAATTGAAAACCTGGCCACGTTTCTTCTGGAATTCAGGTACGGACTTCCAAACCATGTTCATATACTGCATGACGCCGGGTATGTCGTCGCGCTGTCTAAATTCCTTCTCCATGAAGTGGGAATAGTACCGAAAGAACAGTTTGTCACAGACGGCACGCCTGAAAAATACCATGAGGCCATCCGGGCCGATCTCAGCAGTATAAGCGACAAGCGGGAAATTCCCGTCTATTTTGAGCCCGATGCCGGGAAAGCGCAGGAAATTCTGAGAAAAATCCGGCACAAAGGCAGAGGGCTCATAATAGGCTCGGGCTGGGACAGGGAACTTGCGAAGGAAAAAGGTTACGATTTCCTTTCTGCCGCTCTTCCCTCTCCTTACCGGCTGATCCTTACTACAAACTATGCCGGGTTTACAGGAGGACTCAGGGTTATTGAGGACATCTACCATATGGTCCTTTCCACTTACGCATAGGGGGGTGATTTCATGAGCTACCGGGTTGGTTTTGCCAGTATTGACGGCACGTTTATTGACCAGCATTTTGGTTCGGCAAAATACTGGCAGATATATGACATAGGTGACACCGCACAATTTGTTGAAACCCGCAAAACAGTACCGGGATGCCGGGGAAACTGCGACAGCGGCTTTGAACATATCCTTCATGTCCTTAAGGACTGCGACGCAATTTTTGTATTAAAAATCGGGGAATATGCCGCAAGGACGGTTATAAGCAGGGGCAAAAGGGTGTTTGAAGCTTCTGGCGAAATAGAGGAAATAATCTCCAGGCTTCTTGAAGAAAATTTTCTGAAAAACCAGCTGTAAAAGGAGAAATGTCAAATGAAAACAAATTTTGAATATCTTATGAAACTGCATCCCTGCTTTGCCGCCGGAGCAAAAAATTACAAGGGACGGGTTCATCTTCCCGTTTCCCCCGGTTGCAATATTTTTTGCAAATTCTGCAAACGGAGTTTCAATGACACCGTCAACCGTCCCGGTGTGGCCAGAGGAATAATTTCCCCCTCGGAAGCGGTTGAAACTGTCAGAAAAGCCGTCGCCCTATGCCCGGACATCACCGTCGCAGGCGTGGCAGGACCGGGGGAACCCCTCGCAACCCCCTATGCTCTCGAAACATTCAGGCTTATAAAAAAGGAATTCCCCGACATTATTAAATGCATGAGCACAAACGGGCTTTTGCTTCCTGATTATGCTGAAGACATAATCGAAGCCGGCATTGACAGCCTCACGGTCACCGTGAATGCCATTAACCCCGATATACAGGCACGGATATGCGAAGGCATTGTTTACGGGGGGAAATTCGTGGCCGGGCGCGAGGCTGCGGAAATACTCATAGCCAATCAGCTATCGGGCATAAAAAAAATATCCGGTGCCGGTATCACCGTCAAGGTAAATACGGTATTAATCCCCGAAATCAATGCCGGGCATGTTACGGACGTGTCAAAAACCGTGGCCGAACACGGCGCCTCAATATTCAACATCATCCCGCTGATTCCTCAGCACGGGCTCAGCTGGTGCAGTGCGCCGGACTGCGGACTTATCAGTAAAGCAAGAACTGAAGCGGAAAAATATATAAAAGTGTTCCGGCATTGCCAGAGATGCCGTGCCGACGCGGCGGGGATACCCGGCAGCCGCGACATAAGCCGGATGATTTACATTACTCCTGTCATACCTGAAAACACTTTCTCCCATGGATGATAAAAACAATATAGCATTTCGGTGTAAAACAGACTAAAGCATTGCATTTAAGGAGGTGGTTTGACATGTGTTGTGACTGTACGAGGAAGGACAATCCCCGATGTTTAACATTTGAATCAAAGAAAGGAGAACAAGTATGTCCGTTGTTCCTGAAAAGAACAATTACCGTTTTGACACGCAAAGGCTCAGAGCCGGATACGACCCCAAAGAACACAACTATGCAGTATCACCTCCAATATATCAGACCACATCCTATGATTTCAGAGATGTGGCGCATGCTATGGCTTTGTTCGGCTTTCGCGAGACAGGAAATCTCTACAGCCGCGTAGGAAACCCAACGGTAAGTATCCTCGAGCAGCGCGTCGCGGCCCTTGACGGTGCGGCCGGCGCGGTTGCCCTGGCTTCGGGTATGGCGGCAATAAGTTACACGCTTCTCAATATAGCCGAAGGCGGAGGCAGAATCCTCACATCTCCTTTCCTGTACGGCGGAAGCGCGGACAGTTTCAAGAAAATTTATCCGAAATTCGGCATTACGATAGATTTTGCCCGGAACATAGAAAATCCCGAAAAGCTTGCGGAGGAGATCAGGCCTGACACCAAAGCCATTTTCGTGGAAAGCATAAGCAACCCCAACACAGTGCTGCTGGACATTGACGCCATCGCCGAAGTTGCCCATGAACACGGCATACCGTTGGTGGTAGACAACACGGTCGCCACCCCGTACCTTTACAATCCCATTGCCCACGGCGCGGATATAGTCGTTTATTCGGCCACAAAAGGCCTTACCGGTCACGGAAACATCATTGCAGGGATTGTGCTGGAAAGCGGCAAATTTAACTGGCAGTCGGAAAAATTCCCGCAGTTTTCCGAAAGATATTACACCCTTCGTGACATAAACGGAAACCACCGAAGCTTTCCCGAAGTATTCCCTGAAACGCCTTTTACCTCAAGAATCAGATTCAACTACCTGAACTATTTCGGCGCGGCTTTGTCGCCTTTCAACGCCTACCTTGCGCTTATAGGCCTTGAAACATTGTCTGAACGGGTTGCAAAACAGGTTCGGAACGCTGAAATTCTGGCCGAATACTTAAGCAATCATGAAGCGGTGGAATGGGTTCGGTATCCCACACTTAAAAACAGCCCGTACCGTGCACTGGCAGAGCGGGACTTTCCGAAAGGCGCGGGCGGCATACTCTCTTTTGGTTTCAAGGGAACCGAAGCCCAGCGGGAGGCATTTCTGAATTCGGTTCAGCTGTTCCACTATCACGTCAATATTGGTGACGCCCGCAGCCTCATCGTCAACTCACCGCAGACCACCCACAGCGAGCTTGAACCCGAAGAAAAGAAACTGGCCGATATTCCCGAAAATCTGATACGCATATCCGCAGGCCTTGAAGACCCTGATGACCTTATTGCCGATTTGGAACAGGCATTTAAAAAAGCCTTTGAAATAAAAAACTGAAGGAGGAATATTTCATGGGAAAATTCAGAACAGTATGCATTTTTTTGGTACTTATTCTCGTTGCCGCAGTGATTGCGGCATGCGGCAGCGCAAACAGAAGCAATGACAATGCGCAGGCAAATCAGCTTCCTGCGTCAGGCGCGGAAACGACAGACACCACTGAGAAATTCAAATACGGAAAAATTGATATTCCAGGAAAAAGCGGCTCCCTTTGCGCCGCCCCGATTTACATAGCCTATGAAAAGGGATTTTTTGCCGAGGAAGGTTTTGATGTAAACCTCATTTCCGCCGATACCGAAACACGCAAAATAGGCCTTAACAACGGTACTATACCCATTGTCAACGGCGATTTTCAGTTCTTCCCCTCCATTGAGAACGACGTAAAGGTCAAAGTCGTCGACGGACTGCACTATGGATGCATTAAGCTCCTTGTCAAAAAAGATTCACCGATACAAAGCGTTGAGGACATAAGAGGCAAAAAAATCAGCGTGGACGAAATAGGCGGCACACCGCACCAGGTTGCAGCGGTATGGCTTGAAAAAAACGGCATTTCGGCGAAGCCTGAAGACGGAGAAGTCACGTTCCTGCCGTTCGAGGACGGTAACCTGGCAGTGGAAGCGCTGAACAAGGGTGAAGTCGATGTTGCGGCGCTGTGGGATCCGTTTGGATCGGTACTGGAGAAAACAGGAAACTACCGCGTTCTCCTTGACATATCCAAAGACGAACCTTTTGCCGACAAATACTGCTGCTTCCTTTATGCTTCGGAAAAATGGATAAATGAAGAGCCCGAAAAGCTTGCGGCACTTCTTCGCGCTTATCACAAGGCTCAGAACTGGATAGCCGAAAACCCCGAAGAAACGGTGGATATCATCATCGACAAAAAGTATTCTCAAATTGAGGACAGAGAACTGGCAATTGAACTAATCAGGAGTTATAAATACCCCACTTATGAAGAAAGGGCCCAGCACCCGACAAGGGTACGCGACAATGTGCTGTACTTTGCGGAGCAGCTTTACGGTATCGGTTATCTTACGACAGATCCCGAAAGTTTTACCGACCGCGCGTATTATGAAATTGACGTAAACGCCGGTAAATAAACTTGATATCCTGCCCTACGGCGTTACGCCTCGGGCAGGATAAGTGTGACAATAAAAACACAGGAGGCATCAGGCAATGCGTGATCTAACCGAATTTATTCCAGCGGCGCCAATTTCCGAAGCAGTCAAGCCTGCTGAAGAAAGACAGCTTCGCCAAAAAACGAAAATTATATCCCCCGCCCGGTGGTGGCTGAGTTTTTCGATTACCCTTGCCGGCTTTGCGGCAGCCATTGCTGTTAACCTTTTTGTAAGGCAGATAGCGGATGTGGAAATAAAAACCTATACCGTAGCGGGATTTAACCTTACTTTCAACACTCTGTACAGGCTGGTTATAGGTGCCGTTATCCTGTTATATGCAGCCGTTGGCATATATTCATACTTTGACCCCGACAGAAAGGCAAAATTTGCAAGCCGGGCACCTTTCAGGTTTGTAATGGGTATTGTCCTTGCCGTGTGGGATATTCTGGGCACAAAACTCCTGTTGCTGCCCCAGCCTTTCTTCCCCGGTCCGGCCAAAATTCTCGAGCCTTTCCTCATCGAGCCCGATTTCATACTGGAGAACACTCTTTATTCGCTGAAACTGTATTTCGCAGGCTTCTCCCTCGGGGTTATCCTGGGGGTCGGAACGGGAATTCTTATAGGCTGGTTCC from Thermoclostridium stercorarium subsp. stercorarium DSM 8532 harbors:
- a CDS encoding nitrogenase component 1; the protein is MIKPVVIEQQRFTCAIGALQSVVAIPRAVPILHSGPGCGEMIAGFFERSAGYAGGCTSPCTNFSEKEVVFGGTGRLRQIIANTYKVLDTDLQVVMTGCTAAIVGDDINSVVAEFARQGKPVVAVETAGFNATNFEAHSIVVNAIIDQYVSRFESENRPRSEKNTVNLFASIPYQDPFWKGNLAEYKRLLAGIGLKANVLFGPESDGVKEWQSIPKANFNILVSPWYGKPIADNLKSRYGQDYTWFSHIPIGANETESFLNQVLEFAVDHGAEIDEQKARAFIKHESDAYYEEIENLATFLLEFRYGLPNHVHILHDAGYVVALSKFLLHEVGIVPKEQFVTDGTPEKYHEAIRADLSSISDKREIPVYFEPDAGKAQEILRKIRHKGRGLIIGSGWDRELAKEKGYDFLSAALPSPYRLILTTNYAGFTGGLRVIEDIYHMVLSTYA
- a CDS encoding NifB/NifX family molybdenum-iron cluster-binding protein, with translation MSYRVGFASIDGTFIDQHFGSAKYWQIYDIGDTAQFVETRKTVPGCRGNCDSGFEHILHVLKDCDAIFVLKIGEYAARTVISRGKRVFEASGEIEEIISRLLEENFLKNQL
- a CDS encoding radical SAM protein, which produces MKTNFEYLMKLHPCFAAGAKNYKGRVHLPVSPGCNIFCKFCKRSFNDTVNRPGVARGIISPSEAVETVRKAVALCPDITVAGVAGPGEPLATPYALETFRLIKKEFPDIIKCMSTNGLLLPDYAEDIIEAGIDSLTVTVNAINPDIQARICEGIVYGGKFVAGREAAEILIANQLSGIKKISGAGITVKVNTVLIPEINAGHVTDVSKTVAEHGASIFNIIPLIPQHGLSWCSAPDCGLISKARTEAEKYIKVFRHCQRCRADAAGIPGSRDISRMIYITPVIPENTFSHG
- a CDS encoding O-acetylhomoserine aminocarboxypropyltransferase/cysteine synthase family protein, which gives rise to MSVVPEKNNYRFDTQRLRAGYDPKEHNYAVSPPIYQTTSYDFRDVAHAMALFGFRETGNLYSRVGNPTVSILEQRVAALDGAAGAVALASGMAAISYTLLNIAEGGGRILTSPFLYGGSADSFKKIYPKFGITIDFARNIENPEKLAEEIRPDTKAIFVESISNPNTVLLDIDAIAEVAHEHGIPLVVDNTVATPYLYNPIAHGADIVVYSATKGLTGHGNIIAGIVLESGKFNWQSEKFPQFSERYYTLRDINGNHRSFPEVFPETPFTSRIRFNYLNYFGAALSPFNAYLALIGLETLSERVAKQVRNAEILAEYLSNHEAVEWVRYPTLKNSPYRALAERDFPKGAGGILSFGFKGTEAQREAFLNSVQLFHYHVNIGDARSLIVNSPQTTHSELEPEEKKLADIPENLIRISAGLEDPDDLIADLEQAFKKAFEIKN
- a CDS encoding ABC transporter substrate-binding protein gives rise to the protein MGKFRTVCIFLVLILVAAVIAACGSANRSNDNAQANQLPASGAETTDTTEKFKYGKIDIPGKSGSLCAAPIYIAYEKGFFAEEGFDVNLISADTETRKIGLNNGTIPIVNGDFQFFPSIENDVKVKVVDGLHYGCIKLLVKKDSPIQSVEDIRGKKISVDEIGGTPHQVAAVWLEKNGISAKPEDGEVTFLPFEDGNLAVEALNKGEVDVAALWDPFGSVLEKTGNYRVLLDISKDEPFADKYCCFLYASEKWINEEPEKLAALLRAYHKAQNWIAENPEETVDIIIDKKYSQIEDRELAIELIRSYKYPTYEERAQHPTRVRDNVLYFAEQLYGIGYLTTDPESFTDRAYYEIDVNAGK
- a CDS encoding ABC transporter permease; amino-acid sequence: MRDLTEFIPAAPISEAVKPAEERQLRQKTKIISPARWWLSFSITLAGFAAAIAVNLFVRQIADVEIKTYTVAGFNLTFNTLYRLVIGAVILLYAAVGIYSYFDPDRKAKFASRAPFRFVMGIVLAVWDILGTKLLLLPQPFFPGPAKILEPFLIEPDFILENTLYSLKLYFAGFSLGVILGVGTGILIGWFPKVYYWLYPVLKMTGVIPSVAWMPFALTLFPTPFMAAVFLIVICGWFSIASLTAQGIQSTPKALFEVARTLGAKTPYLVFHVAIPQAMPQIFTGISNANGFAFTTLVMAEMMGQPGGLGYYINLSKVWSAYYKVFAAILVMAVLFSLIMKIIGVIRSRVLRWQKGWVKE